TAGTTTTGGAGATGCAATGTTTATATATTAATTATAGGAGGTAGATTTTTGAAAATAATAGCAGGAGAGGCAAAGGGAAGAAAATTAAAAAGTAGAAAAGGAACAGACACAAGACCAACACTAGCAAATGTGAAAGAATCTTTATTTTCTATAATTCAAAATTATATAGAGGGATGTAGATTTTTAGATTTATTTAGTGGAACAGGAAATATTGCTTTAGAAGCTTTGAGTAGAGGAGCTGAAAAAGCTATAATGATAGAAAAAGACCCAGAAGCTTTAAAAATTATAATAGAAAATATAAATGATTTAGGTTTTGAAAATAGATGTAGAG
This sequence is a window from Fusobacterium perfoetens ATCC 29250. Protein-coding genes within it:
- the rsmD gene encoding 16S rRNA (guanine(966)-N(2))-methyltransferase RsmD, with protein sequence MKIIAGEAKGRKLKSRKGTDTRPTLANVKESLFSIIQNYIEGCRFLDLFSGTGNIALEALSRGAEKAIMIEKDPEALKIIIENINDLGFENRCRAYKNDVIRAIEILGKKNEKFDIIFMDPPYKEELCRKVLKAIRKADIIEKNGLIICEHHVFEDLVADEEGFKFTDRRLYNKKAISFFVNE